The Nitrospira sp. sequence CGGCGGCGGTCGCGCTGGCAGCGAATGTCCTCTTCTCGTTAGCATTGATGTCTTTTCTCGGCGCGGCAGGATTGGCGCTCGCTACGGCATTGGCGGCTATGGTTAATGGAATCATTCTCGTAGCGGTGTTGAACAGGAGACTCGGCGGAGTTGACTGGGCAGCGGTGGGACGGTCTTCCCTGCGGGTACTGGCGGCATGTATTCCCCTGGTCATTGCCTGCTGGTGGGTGGCCGGCGCACAGGTCTGGACGCACCCTGCCGAATGGGTCATGAAATCCGTGATGCTGTTTGCCGCCATCGGGTTGAGTGTCGGTGGATATCTCGGTGTCCATGTGTTGTTCCGGTCTGAGGAACTCGGAGTGGTGTGGGGGATGGTTCGCAGGAAGCTCGGACGAGCGATGGGATAACAAGGAGCGATTCATGTTGCGTGCGATGATCTTTCGTTCATCATGGGGTTGGATGGGCATAGCGGAATCCCAGAAAGGGATTCAAGCGATTGTGTTGCCGAAACGCTCAAAGCGGGCTGTCGAGTCCGATCTCAGAGCACAGTCCGACGGGCCGTTGCAGCAAGAAGCATCGACACGACTGGAGGCAGCGCGCCGGCAGCTGCTCGACTATATAGAGGGGAAACGGGATACCTTTGATGTGCCGCTCGATCTGTCGCAGGGAACATCGTTTCAACGACAAGTATGGCGGGCGCTACAACGGGTGCCGTACGGGAAGCTTCGATCGTATCAGTGGATCGCGGCGCGCGTAGGGGGACGGCACTATGCCCGCGCGGTCGGTAATGCGGTCGGCGCGAATCCGTTGCCGATCGTCATCCCCTGTCACCGGATTGTCGCCCACGATGCCTCACTGGGCGGCTTCTCGGGAGGACTCTCCATGAAACGCAAATTGCTGTCCCTCGAAGGGACATTGGCGCAGTTGCAGGGAGGATGACCTCACGCCATGAGAGCGGTCATTCAGCGCGTCACGCATGCGTCGGTGGAGGTCGATGGGAACATCGTCGGCCGGATCCAAAACGGCTTGATGGTGTTGTTGGGAGTGGCGAAAGGCGATGACGAGTCGGACGCAGGGTATCTGATCGACAAAATCAGGAGCCTGCGAATTTTCGCTGATGAGCAGGGAAAGATGAATCGATCACTGACGGACGTGGGCGGGGCTGTCTTGTTGGTCTCCCAGTTCACCCTGCTGGGCCGAACCTCGAACGGCCGCCGGCCCAGTTTCGACGAGGCCGCGCCTTCTGAACAGGCCAAGCAGCTCTACGAACGAGTCGCGGCCGGCTTGCGAACAGCCGGTACGCCGGTTGAAACGGGAGTCTTCGCGGCGCATATGCAGGTGGCGTTGGTCAACGACGGACCTGTGACATTTGTGGTGGACAGTCGAGAGCGGAACTCACTCTCACTCAAGGTCTGACGATGGAGTTCCGATAGAATCGATAAGAGTGGAGGTCGGTTTTCAGTCGCGATCTGGTATACTGAGTTCAAGTCTCATCGGCCTTCGCAGGAGGTGGAGATGGGCACTCAAGTTCCTCCACGACACCCGCTTCGGCAACTCTTTGGCGCGTTAACCGAGAAGAGTTTTACGGAACATCTCGGCTGGCCCGACCCCAAGGTCACCTCGTACGTTTCCAATCTGCTGGTCGATTTCACCCATACGGATCAGCTCTATAAGATCAGAGATCGGCAGAATCAGCCGATCGATACGGTCGTTGATCTACTCTTTGAATCGGAAGTGATGTTGGAGGCGCAATCCCTGGATCGTGAGGGAGACGTCCACCGCCACATCGGTGATTTCACCCTGTTCATGGCCGGTTTATTCCCCGAATATCTTCGACGGCTTAAATCGGCCGGCCGCATCTATCACAAGGATTTCCTGGTGGACTATGTGAAGACCGGCAAACGGTCCTACGGGATCGTGGCCCAGATCGGCCGGGATGATGCGGAAACCAGCTTGCCGTTGTTTCAAAAATTATCCGAGAACTTTGAACTCTGCGTAACGGGTCTGGGCTTTGTGCGGTCCGATCTGGACCGCATGCAGAATCCTGCCTATCGGAAGACCCGAGATCTGCTCTTGAATTGAAATCTGTCCGTCCCATCATCCTCGCGCACGGAGGCGCCGGCCCTCGTGCGATGACCTCACCACAAACCGCTTGCCTGCGTGCCGCATTGCAGGTCGGCTACCATGTGCTGGATCGCGGTGGTTCGGCGCTCGTGGCCGTCGAGCAGACCATTCGCGTTCTCGAGCGTAGCGGTCTTTTCAACGCGGGAAAGGGATCACGACTGCAGCTGGACGGTGTGCGGCGGATGGATGCATCCATCATGGAAGGGGATCATCTGCGCGCAGGAGCGGTGGCATCCATTGAAGGAGTCGTCCATCCGATCACCGCCGCCCGACTTGTAATAGATGAGACGGATCACGTGCTGCTTGTGGGCCCATTGGCGACGAAGTTCGCCGAGCATTTCAAGATAGAGCGTCACCGGACTCGGGCGACGCCCCGCCGTCTCGCCTATGGCGCGATGCTGAAGCTGAAGAAATCCTCGCGGAAACAGCATGGAACGGTCGGTGCGGTCGCACTCGATCGAACGGGGACGGTCGCTGCCGGTGCGTCGACCGGCGGAATCGATCTCATGTTGCCCGGACGAGTGGGGGATACACCCATGATCGGGTGCGGGGTGTATGCTGACAATGAAGCCGGCGCTGTGTCGATGACGGGATTGGGCGAGGGCATCATTCGTCTGGCCGTCGCCAAAGAGATGTGCACTCGTTTAGGTCATGGAAAGACACCGGCGGCCGCAGCACGACTTGTATTGAAGAAGCTGGTCGCTCGGATCAATGGCTCTGCGGGGACCTTAGTCTTGAAGCCGAATGGACAATTCGCCATCATGCATGTGACACCGTATATGGCGGCGGGATGGTGGGATGGTAAGCGAATACCGACCGTGAGGGACAGATTTTGATGAGCAATAGCGTGTTTCATCTCGCCTTTCCGATCCACGACGTGGACGCCACGCACCGGTTTTATGTGGACGGTCTCGGCTGTACCGTCGGGCGGCGATCGAAGCATGCCGTCACGCTTGGTCTAGCCGGTCATCAACTTGTCGCGCATGTCGTGCCGGATCAATCCACGAAACAGAAAGGAATCTATCCCCGTCATTTCGGGTTGGTGTTTCTCTCCTTGGATGAGTGGCAGGCGCTGGCCGATCGGGCCAAGGCGAAGGGCCTTGCGTTCTACCAGCAACCGCGCGTGCGATTCCCCGGGACGCGCATCGAGCACCGCACGTTCTTTCTCGAAGACCCTTCGCATAATCTGCTCGAATTCAAACACTACACCAACGAATCGGCCATCTTCGGCGAACAAGATTACAGTCAGGTGGGTGACGAGAGGGAAATCTAACAGCGTCTTTACTGGGCACGTTTGTGAGAGGAAACGGAGACTTGATCCATCCAGCGAAGAATGCGCTGGTGCCGGCGCGTCAGCGCATTGGTTTTTCTGATGGGGTCGTATCGTTGAGGACTGGGGAGAATGGCCGCCAACCAGGCCGCTTCGTCGGCGGTGAGGTCCGAGGCCGATTTCGCAAAATGATGACGAGCGGCGGCCTCGGCGCCGTACACGCCGCGCCCCCACTCCGCCACATTCAAGTACAGTTCAAGGATACGCCCCTTCGTCAACCGGTGTTCCAGTGATCGAGTGATCAACGCCTCGCGAGCTTTGCGGAACAGCGAGCGCTCAGACGACAGGTAGAGATTTTTTGCAAGTTGCTGGGTAATGGTGCTCCCACCCCGTTTTATCTCTCCTGCTTCCAGGTTATACAGCGCGGCATCGCGAATGCCGTCCCAATCAAACCCTTCATGGTCGAAGAATGCGGCGTCTTCGGCGGCGATCACGGCACGTTGTAGCTCAGGCGAGATTCGGCTCAGCGGCACCCAGGTCCATTCCCGCCGGCCGGTGCGCCCCTGTTGTGTTGCGCTTGCCAGACGACGTTCCATGAGGGCCGTCGAGATCGGATTGGTTCGCACAAGCAAATCTACATCGGGAAAGGTTACGAGCCAGCTCAATGCCAGGAGGCCCAAAGGTATGCCCGCCAGTAACGTGGTCCATAGGAGAACGCGTGCCACGGTTCGACGGCCGGTTGACTTGGGTGGGGGAGGATCGTATGTGTAGTGACGCAGAAAGACAGGACTGCGCCTTGGTTTCCGTCTTGAGTCCATGACCTAGCCTGACGGCATGAAAATCTTCGCGGCTGAGTTTATCAAAAGTTGCGTATCCCCAGAACAATTTCCTTCCGGGGACCTCCATGAAGTTGCCTTTGTGGGACGTTCCAATGTGGGAAAATCGTCGTTAATCAATTCGTTGCTCAATCGTCGGGACATGGCGAAAGTCAGCCGGACGCCGGGAAAAACGAGAGCCGTCAACGTATTTCTGATTTCAACCTCTGATCCCGGCATGTCGCGCTTCTACCTCGTGGACTTACCCGGCTATGGGTTTGCCAGAGTGTCGAAGTCCGTCCGAACCCAATGGGGCCCGTTGATTGAAGACTATCTCATCGGTCGAACCTCCCTGCTGGAGGTCGTCTTGTTGGTGGACAGCAGGGTCGTGACCGACCAGGATCGCCAGACCATCGCATGGCTCCGATCCATCCGCCGGAATCCGCTCGTCGTTGCGACCAAGATCGACAAACTGAGGCCCAGCGAACGGGTGCGTACCCTGAGGCAGGCGCATCGGGTCCTCGGACTGGCCGAGGGAGAAATGTTGATTCCTTATTCGTCGGTAACCGGAGACGGACGGGATCGAGTGTGGGGAGCGATACGTGACGCAGCCGGAAGACTTCGCGCTGATGCCACTTGACCTATCCTTAAGGAATCGAGCTGACCGGCTGCGGCTGAGGTTTGTCGGCGGCTTGGTCAAACTTGATCTCGATGTAGGCTTTGTTCTTTAAATCGACCAGCCAGGATTGATACATGTCATCGCTCTTCTTCTGATAGACCAACGACTGAATTTCGCGCCATACATCCTCGTACTTACGAAACTCTTTGGGTTTCTTGTCATCCAGACGGATGATTTGGATTCCCTCGGGGCTCTCAATAATGTCGGAGATCCCCCCCGGCACCAAGTGGGCGATCGCCTGTTCAATCACCGGTAGGAGTTCTCCGTGCCGGACCAATCCGAGGCGTCCGCCTTGCAGGGCATTGGCGCCGTCGGAATACTGCATGGCGACATCTTCGAATTTCTCGCCGTGCTTCAGGTCGTCCATGGCGCGCCGGGCCTTGGTCAGGGCGTCCGCCAGTCCGTCGGCGGAACGCGGCCTGATGATGATCTGGCTTAGATGGTATTCCTGGGGATAGGCGAATCGCTCGCGATGTTCCTGGTAGTACCGCCTAATTTCAGAGTCTCCGACCATAATGTTGCCGCGAATGTGCTGGTCTATCACTTTCATGAGGATCAGCTGATCACGAACGTCCCGCACGTTCATCGAATTGGCGGTATCGAGAGTGCGGTTTTCATGCTTCACCTGCTCAAGGGCCTGCTTGAGTTCGAGATCGGACACCTCGATCTTTCTGGTCTTGGCTTCTTGCAGTTGGAGCCTCCGCTCGATCAGCTTCGTCAATGTCATGTATTCCGCTGTCTTCAATCGCTGGGCGAGATCGTTTCCACGGTGCTCGCGGGAAAGACGCTCCTTCTCCGTTCCGAACTCTCGCGTGACATCCGACAACATGATCAATTCGGAATTCACGATGGCCACGATGCGATCCTGCAAATGAGCGGCTGAATAGGCTGCAGGCCAGGTCGACACCACCAACAAGGCCAACGGCAATTTGAATCGGATCAGCCAATCTGATCGGAGCGAGGCGAGTTTCATGATCCTTTCACCCGGTAGTGCGTGTGCCGACAATTCTACATGAAAAAGATAGGTCTGTGGAATCGGGTCAGGCTAGCGTTTCCCGGTGTCCTCGGTGATATAGCGGGAAGCCTCGGCGAAGCGAACAGCGGCGTTGGTCCGGATATCGGCTATGACTTCATCGAACCGTTTGCGGCGCTTATCGGCCAGTAACTCTTGCCGAAGCCGTTCCTGCGTCGCCAGGTCGGCCTGGATAATTGTCTCGTCAAGAGGGCTCAGCATGACCAAATAATAGCCGTTCTCAGCCTTAATGGGCGCACTGACCATCCCCAGTTTGAGCGTATGGATGACGGAATCAACTTCGGAAGGCACCAGCCCCTTTCGGTACGGCCCGAGGTCGCCCCCTTTTGCTTTTGTCTTCTCATCGATCGAGTACCGCTGCGCGAACTTCGCAAAGCTTCCACCGCGATTGACCTGCGCCTCGAGGTCTCTGGCTGCATACACATTGGGCAGCAGCATCAGCGAGACGTTGGCTTTTAAAGGATCCAACAGCTCGCTTGCATGGCTCTCGTAGTAGGAGGCGAGTTCCCCCTGTGTGAGCTCGACCTTGGATTGGAGTTTGTCCTTCAAGAGCTCGTCAAGGATCAACTGTTCTTTATATCGCTGGGTTTTGTCCCGTATGGCATCGTTCTGATCAAGTCCGCGACGGCGGGCTTCCTGCATCAGCAGCTCTCGGGTGATGAGTTCATCCAGGAACCTTCGCTTGCCGCCTTCCTTTTCGTAGCGCGAACGCGTGGCCTGGGAGAGTTCGCCCCAGCGCAGGTCAAATTCGGTTTGAGTGATGGCTCGCCCATTGACCAGAGCGACAACCGGCTCTTCCTGCCGCTCCGCGCAGCCCGACAACACCGGACCCCACCCGGCCAATAGGCTAACAAGAAGGAAACACAGGCGATATGTGCTGCCGAGGATGGGGAACCGGAAAGGCATCATATATTGTGGCACATGCGGGTCTCGGTCATAAGGTAGTCGCATCCTTTTGGAGGGACTTGGTATCACAGAGATCGAGGCTTTGCAAGGTTGCGTTGAGTTCCAGGAAGAGTGACGGCCAGTCGTCATGGGTCATCTGGATTTCAAAGGAGAGAGGGGTCAGGAAGTGCAGCCGCTTTTTGAGCTGGTCCATCAAGCGGTGGACTGCGCGCTCCGGGATTGCGGCTTTCGGTTGGAAGACGATCTTTGCCGACCGGCCATGCACCTCAATGGCAGCCATGCGAAGACGTTTGGCATGAGTCCGAAGTTGCATCACTTCGAGAAGTCGTTCGATCGGTTCCGGAAGAGGGCCGTACCGGTCCTGAATTTCTCCGTGTAACAGGGCCAGCTCGCCGACTTGGCAACACGCTGTCAGTCGTTTATAGAGCGACAGACGCTGATGTGGATCGGCCACATACTGCTCGGGAATAAAGGCGGAAACCGGTAGCTGGAGGGTCGGGTCCGGCTCTTCCTCGACAGCCTGGCCCTTCAACCGCTGGACTGCTTGTTCCACCATTTGCATGTAGAGATCCAAGCCGATGGCGGCGATATGGCCGGATTGCTGTTTCCCCAGGAGATTGCCGGCTCCTCGAATCTCAAGGTCTGCCGCGGCGATTCGGAATCCCGATCCGAGTTCCGTGAACTGCTGAATCGCGATCAATCGTTTCTGAGCATCGCCCGTGAGCGTTCCTTCGTCGGGGATGAGGAAGTACGCATAGGCCTGCTCTCCGCCGCGCCCGACTCGTCCACGCAACTGGTATAGCTGTGCGAGGCCGAAGAGGTCGGCCCGATTGACGATGATGGTGTTCGCGTTCGGGACGTCGAGACCGGACTGGATGATGGCCGAGGCAATCAGGACGTCGGCTTCGCGCTTGACGAATCTCAGCATGACGGCCTCCAACGGCCTGCCGTCCATCTGGCCGTGCGCCATGACCATCCTGGCTTCGGGAACCAACTGGTGCAGCCACGCTCCGATCCGCTCCATGGTTTCGACCCGATTGTGGACGAAATAGACTTGTCCCCCCCGTCCGAGCTCACGCAGGATCGCGTCTCGCACCGCCTTGTCGCTGGATCGGATCACCTCCGTCTTGATCGCCAACCGCCCGGCGGGCGGGGTATCGATGATAGAGAGATCCCGAACACTCGACATGGCCATTTGAAGGGTGCGCGGAATGGGTGTGGCGGTCAACGTCAGCACATCCACCTGAGTGCGCAGTTGCTTCAGTCTCTCCTTATGCTTGACGCCGAACCACTGCTCCTCGTCAATGATGACCAAGCCGAGTTGCCGGAACGCCACGTCCTTCTGAAGAAGACGGTGCGTGCCGATCACGACATCGATGGTCCCGGCCGAGACTTCTTTGAGAATAGCTTTGGTTTCCTTGGGCGACTGAAACCGAGAAAGCAGTGCCACCCGCATGGGAAACGGTCCGAATCGTTCGGCGAAGTTCTCGTAGTGTTGGTGAGCCAGGAGGGTGGTCGGCACCAACACGGCCACTTGTCGGTCATGCTCCACGGCTTTGAAGGCGGCGCGCATGGCCACTTCCGTCTTCCCGTATCCGACGTCCCCGCAGACCAGGCGGTCCATCGGCTTTGTCGATTCCATGTCCCGACCGATGTCCTCGATGGCTTTCAGCTGATCCGATGTTTCTTCGTACTCAAAGGCCGCTTCGAATTCGTGATAGAGGGTTGTCGTCGAGCCGTACGCATTCCGTTTCACCAATTCGCGGTTTGCGTAGAGATCGATCAGTTCTTGAGCCATCTCTTCGATGTCCTTCTTCACCCGAGCGGTGGTTTTGGCCCAACTGGTTCCGCCAAGGCGATCCAGTCGAGGGACATGGCTTTCGGCTCCGCTGTAGCGTTGGATCTGATTCAAACGATCGAGCGGGACATAGAGCGTATCTCCGCCGAAAAACTCCAGAATCAGGAAGTCGCTCTCGAAATCCTGCACCAACAGGCGTTTCAGTCCGCGATACTTGGCGATCCCGTGCTGCACGTGCACGACGTAATCGCCCACGTTGAGGTCTTCTAAGGAAGAGAGGAAAGTTGCCGTTCGGCTCTTTGGCTGTGGTTTATGTCGGGCTCCCTTCGCGAACAGTTCCTCTTCGGTCAAC is a genomic window containing:
- a CDS encoding methylated-DNA--[protein]-cysteine S-methyltransferase, producing the protein MLRAMIFRSSWGWMGIAESQKGIQAIVLPKRSKRAVESDLRAQSDGPLQQEASTRLEAARRQLLDYIEGKRDTFDVPLDLSQGTSFQRQVWRALQRVPYGKLRSYQWIAARVGGRHYARAVGNAVGANPLPIVIPCHRIVAHDASLGGFSGGLSMKRKLLSLEGTLAQLQGG
- a CDS encoding D-tyrosyl-tRNA(Tyr) deacylase, producing MRAVIQRVTHASVEVDGNIVGRIQNGLMVLLGVAKGDDESDAGYLIDKIRSLRIFADEQGKMNRSLTDVGGAVLLVSQFTLLGRTSNGRRPSFDEAAPSEQAKQLYERVAAGLRTAGTPVETGVFAAHMQVALVNDGPVTFVVDSRERNSLSLKV
- a CDS encoding isoaspartyl peptidase/L-asparaginase — translated: MTSPQTACLRAALQVGYHVLDRGGSALVAVEQTIRVLERSGLFNAGKGSRLQLDGVRRMDASIMEGDHLRAGAVASIEGVVHPITAARLVIDETDHVLLVGPLATKFAEHFKIERHRTRATPRRLAYGAMLKLKKSSRKQHGTVGAVALDRTGTVAAGASTGGIDLMLPGRVGDTPMIGCGVYADNEAGAVSMTGLGEGIIRLAVAKEMCTRLGHGKTPAAAARLVLKKLVARINGSAGTLVLKPNGQFAIMHVTPYMAAGWWDGKRIPTVRDRF
- a CDS encoding VOC family protein; translation: MSNSVFHLAFPIHDVDATHRFYVDGLGCTVGRRSKHAVTLGLAGHQLVAHVVPDQSTKQKGIYPRHFGLVFLSLDEWQALADRAKAKGLAFYQQPRVRFPGTRIEHRTFFLEDPSHNLLEFKHYTNESAIFGEQDYSQVGDEREI
- the mtgA gene encoding monofunctional biosynthetic peptidoglycan transglycosylase, whose amino-acid sequence is MDSRRKPRRSPVFLRHYTYDPPPPKSTGRRTVARVLLWTTLLAGIPLGLLALSWLVTFPDVDLLVRTNPISTALMERRLASATQQGRTGRREWTWVPLSRISPELQRAVIAAEDAAFFDHEGFDWDGIRDAALYNLEAGEIKRGGSTITQQLAKNLYLSSERSLFRKAREALITRSLEHRLTKGRILELYLNVAEWGRGVYGAEAAARHHFAKSASDLTADEAAWLAAILPSPQRYDPIRKTNALTRRHQRILRWMDQVSVSSHKRAQ
- a CDS encoding YihA family ribosome biogenesis GTP-binding protein, with the protein product MKIFAAEFIKSCVSPEQFPSGDLHEVAFVGRSNVGKSSLINSLLNRRDMAKVSRTPGKTRAVNVFLISTSDPGMSRFYLVDLPGYGFARVSKSVRTQWGPLIEDYLIGRTSLLEVVLLVDSRVVTDQDRQTIAWLRSIRRNPLVVATKIDKLRPSERVRTLRQAHRVLGLAEGEMLIPYSSVTGDGRDRVWGAIRDAAGRLRADAT
- a CDS encoding peptidyl-prolyl cis-trans isomerase, translating into MKLASLRSDWLIRFKLPLALLVVSTWPAAYSAAHLQDRIVAIVNSELIMLSDVTREFGTEKERLSREHRGNDLAQRLKTAEYMTLTKLIERRLQLQEAKTRKIEVSDLELKQALEQVKHENRTLDTANSMNVRDVRDQLILMKVIDQHIRGNIMVGDSEIRRYYQEHRERFAYPQEYHLSQIIIRPRSADGLADALTKARRAMDDLKHGEKFEDVAMQYSDGANALQGGRLGLVRHGELLPVIEQAIAHLVPGGISDIIESPEGIQIIRLDDKKPKEFRKYEDVWREIQSLVYQKKSDDMYQSWLVDLKNKAYIEIKFDQAADKPQPQPVSSIP
- a CDS encoding peptidylprolyl isomerase, giving the protein MMPFRFPILGSTYRLCFLLVSLLAGWGPVLSGCAERQEEPVVALVNGRAITQTEFDLRWGELSQATRSRYEKEGGKRRFLDELITRELLMQEARRRGLDQNDAIRDKTQRYKEQLILDELLKDKLQSKVELTQGELASYYESHASELLDPLKANVSLMLLPNVYAARDLEAQVNRGGSFAKFAQRYSIDEKTKAKGGDLGPYRKGLVPSEVDSVIHTLKLGMVSAPIKAENGYYLVMLSPLDETIIQADLATQERLRQELLADKRRKRFDEVIADIRTNAAVRFAEASRYITEDTGKR
- the mfd gene encoding transcription-repair coupling factor: MPENNLHSSSWLAPLHSALGQDGARPCLIGTHGSTAACALTLLESPRTHASGHPRPWVVLTATDESAERIFNDLCFFHELMGRPTDGLAWFPEWETLPYEATAPHVGLIARRMTTLHRLLVTPPTLLVTSVAAAMHRLLPRSTFEQAIFRFETAASVERELLTTNLLRLGYRRVSVVEIPGEFSIRGGIVDIFSTAYANPIRVEFLGDQVESIRLFDPSTQTSITKLTDAWVLPAREFIRPADAPDTIAPIQADAEWRSPDLYDSMDTLFDYLTGFPFLALDQPAMLNKTCETAWEKIDDGYLRHVDRDVSSPYPSPERLFLTWHDIQQRIAGWPMLALEPLTAPDSTWNPTFSFSSQLPGSIGLGVRGAAFSQTLRLLEGLRNEHRVVVVARSRGQVDRLLALFREHDLPADPWKPSIWSSPVTGKFPFYVLHGDLSTGFLSGDLRLALLTEEELFAKGARHKPQPKSRTATFLSSLEDLNVGDYVVHVQHGIAKYRGLKRLLVQDFESDFLILEFFGGDTLYVPLDRLNQIQRYSGAESHVPRLDRLGGTSWAKTTARVKKDIEEMAQELIDLYANRELVKRNAYGSTTTLYHEFEAAFEYEETSDQLKAIEDIGRDMESTKPMDRLVCGDVGYGKTEVAMRAAFKAVEHDRQVAVLVPTTLLAHQHYENFAERFGPFPMRVALLSRFQSPKETKAILKEVSAGTIDVVIGTHRLLQKDVAFRQLGLVIIDEEQWFGVKHKERLKQLRTQVDVLTLTATPIPRTLQMAMSSVRDLSIIDTPPAGRLAIKTEVIRSSDKAVRDAILRELGRGGQVYFVHNRVETMERIGAWLHQLVPEARMVMAHGQMDGRPLEAVMLRFVKREADVLIASAIIQSGLDVPNANTIIVNRADLFGLAQLYQLRGRVGRGGEQAYAYFLIPDEGTLTGDAQKRLIAIQQFTELGSGFRIAAADLEIRGAGNLLGKQQSGHIAAIGLDLYMQMVEQAVQRLKGQAVEEEPDPTLQLPVSAFIPEQYVADPHQRLSLYKRLTACCQVGELALLHGEIQDRYGPLPEPIERLLEVMQLRTHAKRLRMAAIEVHGRSAKIVFQPKAAIPERAVHRLMDQLKKRLHFLTPLSFEIQMTHDDWPSLFLELNATLQSLDLCDTKSLQKDATTL